ACTACCTGAACTCCCAGCGCACCCTGGACCGCAAGATCAAGGAAGCGCTGCTGTCGATCAAGATCGACAAGACGCTGTCCAAGGACCAGATCCTCGAGAACTACCTCAACACCATCTACCTCGGCCGGGGGGCCTACGGGGTGCAGGCGGCCGCGCAGGCCTACTTCCACACCGATGTGAACAAGCTGACGGTGGCTCAGGACGCCGTGCTGGCTTCGGTGATCCGCTCCCCGACGCTGTACGACCCCTCGACCGCGTCCGGCCTGGCGGCATTGAAGACGCGCTGGGGCTACGTGCTCGACGGCATGGTCACCACCAAGGCAGTGAGCCCGACCGACCGCGCCGCGCTGGTCTTCCCGACGTTCCCGGGCCAGCCGACCAACACCTCGCGCTACGGCGGTCAGGTCGGCTACATCCTCAACACGGTCGAGAAGGAACTTCTGGACCGCGGTCTGACGAAGGATCAGATCGAGAGCGGCGGCTACCAGATCGTCACCACGCTGGACGTGCAGGCGCAGAAGGCGGCCGAGCAGACGGTGCCCAAGCAGTTCCCGAAGACCAAGAACGCGGGCCTGCGGGTAGGTCTGGTCTCCGTCCAGCCGAAGACCGGCCGGATCCTGGCGATGTATGGCGGCAAGGACTTCCTGGGCACCGACAAGTACGCCCAGGTGAACACCGCCACCACGCCCATCCAGCCGGGCTCCGGGATGAAACCGTTCGCGCTGGCCGCGGCGCTGGAGAACGGCGACACCCTGCAGAGCACCTACGACGGCAACTCCCCGCTCCCACTGCCGAAGAACCAGTCGATCCGCAACGAGTTCAACAAGTCGTACGGCCCGGCGGTCAGCCTGATGACCGGGCTCGAGCAGTCGATCAACACCGTGTTCGTCGACATGACCCAGCACATCGGCCCGGCGGCCGTGCACGACGCGATGGCCCGGGCGGGCATCCCGCGCGATGCCGCTGGCCTCTACGACTACCCGCTGATCTCGCTCGGTGTCGCGTCAATCCCGGCCACCGAGGTCGCCGACGCCTACGCGACCCTCTGCGGCGACGGCATCCACGCCCAGCAGCACATCGTCGAGTACGTGAACGGGCCGAACAGCGGCCGGCTGCCGATCACCAAGACCGAGGTCGACTCCTCCCCCGCATTCGGAGCACCGGTGCTGTCCGATGTGCTGCGCGCGATGGAGAACGTCGTCACCAACGGCACCGGCCAGAACGCCAAGGCGCTGGGCCGCCCGGTGGCCGGCAAGACCGGCACCCACCAGGATCTGACCGCCTGGTTCAACGGCTGCACGCCGCAGATGGCCACCTCAGTCGTGTATTTCAAGGGCGACGGGACCGAGTCGCTGAACGGAGCCGGCGGCATGGCGACGTTCTTCGGAGCGGAGTACCCGACCAAGACTTGGACCGCCTTCATGCGCGGCGCGCTGGCCGGCAAGCCGGTACTGGACTTCAACATCGGACCGGGCGTGGGCGCCACCCCCGCGACCCCGGACCCGACCGACGCGCCGACGCCGACCGCGGCCCCCACGGCCGGCGCCACCCCGGCCCCCGGGATCGGGCTCCAGTTCCCGCCGTTCCCGGGCAGCACCGGGCAGCCGCCGACGAGCGCCCCCACCCCGGTGGCCACGCCGGTGTCGACCCCGCCGCCGCCGGCGCCCGGCGACGGGCATGGCCACCAGCCACCCGCGACCCCGCCGGCAACCGTCGCCCCGGCCCAGACCCCGCCGGCGCGCAACCCGCAGACCGTGCACGAGCATGCGGTCGAACAAGGCGGGCGCGAGACGTTCGACTCCGGACCGGGCCCGGGCGACGGCTGAGGACCCAGCCCCACCCCACCCCACCCCACCCCTGGCCCCAACCCACCACCCCTGGCCTCAACCCACCACCCACGGGCAGAGTTGCCACGCCTGAGGCGACCGCCGGGGCGAAAGTCGTCACACCACTTGCAACTCTTCCCGCCAGTGGTTTTTGGTGGCGGGCTGAACGGGTCAGGTGGCGGGCGGGGGGCGGTCCGGCGGGGGGCGGTCCGGCGGGGGGCGGTCCGGCGGGGGCGGTCCGGCGGCTAGGCGGCGGGCAGTCCGGTGGCGTTCCACAGTTCGATGGCGGGTCGGTCGTGCTCGGCGC
Above is a genomic segment from Sporichthyaceae bacterium containing:
- a CDS encoding transglycosylase domain-containing protein gives rise to the protein MSRFDRLRRRVPGLSGPTGRRRGDQAGSPDRWFRPAGSPSGVGVPPPPMPRVKRKRYGLRAAWALIGIVGLAMTLAFLAYSRVSIPDANASVLLQTSRVYYSDGKTEIGRFGQTNRSIVPLADMPEQLRNAVLAAENRTFYSDSGVSPSGIMRALWVNLHGGSTQGGSTITQQYVKNYYLNSQRTLDRKIKEALLSIKIDKTLSKDQILENYLNTIYLGRGAYGVQAAAQAYFHTDVNKLTVAQDAVLASVIRSPTLYDPSTASGLAALKTRWGYVLDGMVTTKAVSPTDRAALVFPTFPGQPTNTSRYGGQVGYILNTVEKELLDRGLTKDQIESGGYQIVTTLDVQAQKAAEQTVPKQFPKTKNAGLRVGLVSVQPKTGRILAMYGGKDFLGTDKYAQVNTATTPIQPGSGMKPFALAAALENGDTLQSTYDGNSPLPLPKNQSIRNEFNKSYGPAVSLMTGLEQSINTVFVDMTQHIGPAAVHDAMARAGIPRDAAGLYDYPLISLGVASIPATEVADAYATLCGDGIHAQQHIVEYVNGPNSGRLPITKTEVDSSPAFGAPVLSDVLRAMENVVTNGTGQNAKALGRPVAGKTGTHQDLTAWFNGCTPQMATSVVYFKGDGTESLNGAGGMATFFGAEYPTKTWTAFMRGALAGKPVLDFNIGPGVGATPATPDPTDAPTPTAAPTAGATPAPGIGLQFPPFPGSTGQPPTSAPTPVATPVSTPPPPAPGDGHGHQPPATPPATVAPAQTPPARNPQTVHEHAVEQGGRETFDSGPGPGDG